From Enoplosus armatus isolate fEnoArm2 chromosome 23, fEnoArm2.hap1, whole genome shotgun sequence, a single genomic window includes:
- the plscr3b gene encoding phospholipid scramblase 3b, translating to MSAPGYPGAPNQPPYPMPQPGGHSVAPYPYAPGGYGEPSQAPPPGFNMGYNSGPAPVMYQPGPVGPGPVPGPEYGGPPGAISPAPVGAAVPVGVPPGLEYLTQIDQILIHQKVELLEAFIGFETNNQYEIKNSLGQKIYKAKEKNDCCTRNCCGSLRSFDMKIKDNMDREVVRLIRPFRCVSCWCPCCLQEMEVQAPPGTTIGYVKQDWHPFLPQFSIQGANKETVMKLEGPCFACNCCGDVNFELKGKDNDKPIGRISKQWSGLMKEVFTDTDNFGIQFPQDMDVKMKAVLMGACFLIDFMFFEKVGEANQRSTVFS from the exons ATGTCTGCTCCTG GTTACCCAGGTGCTCCCAACCAGCCACCCTACCCCATGCCTCAACCTGGCGGCCACTCCGTAGCCCCTTATCCATATGCTCCGGGGGGGTACGGAGAGCCCAGTCAAGCCCCGCCACCAGGCTTCAACATGGGCTACAATTCAGGCCCAGCTCCTGTCATGTATCAGCCTGGTCCGGTGGGCCCAGGCCCAGTTCCTGGACCGGAGTATGGCGGCCCGCCAGGAGCGATCTCCCCGGCCCCGGTTGGGGCTGCGGTTCCTGTTGGGGTCCCACCGGGGCTGGAGTACCTCACACAG ATTGACCAGATCCTGATCCACCAAAAAGTGGAACTCCTAGAAG CCTTCATCGGGTTTGAGACCAACAACCAGTATGAGATAAAAAACAGTCTTGGCCAAAAGATCTACAAGGCCAAAGAGAAGAATGACTGCTGCACCAGGAACTGCTGCGGCTCGCTGCGCAGCTTCGACATGAAGATCAAGGACAACATGGACAGGGAGGTCGTCCGTCTTATCCGGCCTTTCCGCTGCGTGTCCTGCTGGTGTCCCTGCTGCCTGCaagag ATGGAGGTCCAGGCACCACCGGGCACCACCATAGGCTATGTCAAACAGGACTGGCACCCTTTCCTGCCGCAGTTTTCCATCCAGGGAGCCAACAAGGAAACCGTGATGAAACTGGAGGGGCCCTGCTTTGCCTGCAACTGCTGTGGGGACGTCAACTTTGAG CTGAAGGGCAAAGATAATGACAAGCCCATTGGTCGCATCAGCAAGCAGTGGAGCGGCCTTATGAAGGAAGTCTTCACAGACACGGACAACTTTGGCATCCAGTTCCCTCAGGACATGGACGTGAAGATGAAAGCTGTGCTCATGGGAGCCTGCTTCCTCATT GATTTCATGTTCTTCGAGAAGGTCGGGGAGGCCAACCAGCGCAGCACGGTGTTTTCATAA